The Patescibacteria group bacterium genome window below encodes:
- a CDS encoding TRAM domain-containing protein — MHYSNGKNLPLLKNVPIEKLVFGGQGMGHLDGKVYFVWNALPGETVTVQVTRQKKSFCEGYATDIISPAPNRITLQEEHALSCSPWQIMTPIAEKLWKIQLAKDAYYKFLSEIDLVEDPAQYYGYRNKIEYSFTHTATGELTFAFFKRWSHWRLPIHTCQLASAAINQKAEQVLAWLKTLPVTDHNLKSLIILSNERGETIAGLFVRDEGLPLANELGVVVYYSNPRSPAAVPTKLLHPGETIITTHVLGVPLQHDLLGFFQVNVPIFEQALTTISQYVNDGSEVIDCYGGVGAIALPLHRKIKTGVIIDSNQSAIISAQNTIQQLDIKNFSAQCVPTENILDIFNQNQTVILDPPRAGLHDDVTARLLEVKPKRIIYLSCNLSTQARDVERLLTGYKIIDAKLFNFFPRTPHIEGLIVLDKIM, encoded by the coding sequence ATGCACTATTCAAACGGGAAAAACTTACCATTATTAAAAAATGTGCCAATTGAAAAATTGGTGTTTGGTGGACAGGGCATGGGTCATTTAGATGGTAAAGTTTATTTTGTTTGGAATGCATTACCGGGAGAAACCGTCACTGTGCAAGTGACGCGCCAGAAAAAATCTTTTTGTGAAGGGTATGCCACAGACATTATTTCCCCGGCACCGAATCGAATCACACTACAAGAAGAGCATGCTCTATCTTGCAGCCCCTGGCAGATCATGACACCCATTGCCGAAAAACTTTGGAAAATACAATTAGCCAAAGATGCCTATTATAAATTCTTAAGCGAGATTGATTTAGTAGAAGATCCTGCCCAGTACTATGGTTACCGTAATAAAATTGAGTACAGTTTCACGCACACCGCTACCGGTGAATTAACCTTCGCGTTTTTTAAACGATGGAGTCATTGGCGTTTACCCATTCACACCTGTCAGTTAGCCAGTGCCGCGATAAACCAAAAAGCCGAACAAGTGCTAGCCTGGTTAAAAACTTTACCGGTGACTGATCATAATCTCAAAAGTTTAATTATCTTATCGAACGAGCGTGGCGAAACTATTGCCGGATTATTTGTGCGCGATGAGGGTTTGCCCTTAGCCAATGAGCTGGGCGTGGTAGTGTATTATTCTAACCCGCGTAGCCCCGCTGCGGTGCCAACTAAATTATTACATCCAGGCGAGACAATTATTACAACCCATGTATTAGGCGTGCCCTTACAACATGATCTCTTAGGATTTTTCCAAGTTAATGTACCAATTTTTGAACAGGCATTAACTACGATTAGTCAGTATGTGAATGACGGTAGTGAGGTAATAGATTGTTATGGTGGCGTTGGAGCCATAGCTCTACCACTTCATCGCAAAATAAAAACAGGTGTGATTATTGACAGTAATCAATCAGCGATTATTTCGGCACAAAATACAATTCAACAATTAGATATCAAAAATTTTTCAGCTCAGTGTGTGCCAACAGAAAATATTTTAGATATTTTTAACCAAAATCAGACGGTGATACTAGATCCTCCCCGGGCTGGGCTACATGATGATGTCACGGCTCGTTTATTAGAAGTAAAACCAAAACGCATTATCTATCTATCATGTAACTTATCTACCCAAGCCAGAGATGTTGAGCGGTTATTAACTGGCTACAAGATTATTGACGCGAAACTGTTTAATTTTTTCCCCAGAACGCCTCACATTGAAGGGTTGATTGTATTGGATAAAATCATGTAG
- a CDS encoding 23S rRNA (pseudouridine(1915)-N(3))-methyltransferase RlmH, producing MFSFHIIAVSQNSADEYIKRLAGLAKLKITLIKPVKVTDIKLRDKIITLEGEKILSALTPESFVVICDQFGKLFTTVDFLKQVDIWSQQHTQTITFIVGGTLGLSAAVKQAAQANLGLAKWTLPHDLASIVLLEQLYRICTIQTGKTYHY from the coding sequence ATGTTTAGTTTCCATATCATTGCTGTCTCCCAAAACTCGGCCGACGAATATATAAAACGTCTGGCGGGGTTAGCGAAGTTAAAAATCACTTTAATAAAACCGGTTAAAGTGACCGATATAAAATTACGCGATAAAATAATCACGCTAGAAGGCGAAAAAATCTTATCGGCTTTAACACCAGAAAGTTTTGTGGTTATTTGCGATCAATTTGGAAAATTATTTACCACTGTTGATTTTCTTAAACAAGTTGACATCTGGTCACAGCAGCACACGCAAACTATTACTTTTATTGTCGGTGGCACACTTGGATTAAGTGCGGCTGTTAAGCAAGCGGCGCAGGCAAATCTGGGTTTGGCCAAGTGGACACTACCACACGATTTAGCCAGCATCGTGTTATTAGAACAACTATATAGAATATGCACTATTCAAACGGGAAAAACTTACCATTATTAA
- a CDS encoding RusA family crossover junction endodeoxyribonuclease, with amino-acid sequence MSKKYKITGVDLDFGIGQIIPATQEAYQVDQFSGQTRKIEKESLGVFKHTINGYLDKKLADSQQFPTSQELFVFVIQYFASTREYQRRDIDNMAKTILDVLKQRCYYDDSQVKTLLVGKKIEKRVPQNFAYVAIKMLHTEDVDAMKISGLERSVTMFQELKSKGVL; translated from the coding sequence ATGTCAAAGAAATATAAAATTACTGGCGTTGATCTTGATTTCGGTATTGGTCAAATTATCCCAGCTACGCAAGAAGCTTATCAAGTAGATCAGTTTTCTGGTCAAACTCGTAAAATCGAGAAAGAATCATTAGGTGTGTTTAAACACACAATTAATGGTTACCTAGATAAAAAATTAGCAGATAGTCAACAATTTCCAACCAGTCAAGAACTGTTTGTGTTTGTTATTCAATATTTTGCCAGCACTAGAGAATATCAACGGCGCGATATAGATAATATGGCTAAAACTATTTTAGATGTATTGAAACAAAGATGTTATTACGATGATAGTCAAGTTAAAACGTTATTAGTTGGTAAAAAAATAGAAAAGCGCGTCCCGCAAAATTTTGCTTATGTTGCGATCAAAATGTTACATACGGAAGATGTTGATGCCATGAAAATTTCTGGTTTAGAAAGATCGGTTACTATGTTTCAAGAATTGAAAAGCAAAGGTGTACTTTAA
- a CDS encoding DNA alkylation repair protein: MLTAKQVQQALQKVSSAKKAAASAWFFKTGKGEYGYGDKFRGVTVPEERQIAKHFKDLPLTEIIKLLQSPWHEDRLTAIFLLVYQFQQGDKLTQKKIYETYLGNTKYINNWDIVDSSAAQIVGGYLKDNPLPVLTKLAKSKLMWERRIAMIATLYTIKQNQPDPALQIAKILLKDKEDLIHKAVGWMLREVGKNCSSAIECDFLDRYAKIMPRTMLRYAIERLPEKQRLNYLHS, from the coding sequence ATGCTAACCGCTAAACAAGTGCAGCAAGCTTTACAAAAAGTTAGTTCAGCTAAAAAAGCTGCAGCCTCTGCGTGGTTTTTTAAGACAGGGAAGGGGGAGTATGGTTACGGTGATAAGTTTCGTGGTGTGACTGTGCCAGAAGAACGGCAAATAGCCAAACACTTTAAAGATTTACCGCTAACAGAAATTATTAAACTATTGCAGTCACCTTGGCACGAGGATAGATTAACGGCGATATTTTTATTGGTTTATCAATTTCAACAGGGTGATAAATTAACTCAAAAAAAGATTTACGAAACATATTTGGGCAATACTAAATATATTAACAACTGGGATATTGTTGATAGTTCTGCGGCGCAAATTGTGGGTGGATATTTAAAAGATAACCCACTACCAGTTTTAACCAAATTAGCCAAATCAAAACTAATGTGGGAGCGCAGAATTGCCATGATTGCCACTTTATACACTATCAAACAAAATCAACCTGACCCGGCTTTACAAATTGCTAAGATACTATTAAAAGACAAAGAAGATTTAATACATAAGGCGGTTGGTTGGATGTTACGCGAAGTTGGTAAAAACTGTTCCAGTGCCATTGAATGTGACTTTTTGGATCGTTATGCCAAGATCATGCCACGAACGATGTTGCGTTATGCCATAGAGCGTTTGCCTGAAAAACAACGCTTGAACTATTTACACAGTTAG
- a CDS encoding glycoside hydrolase family 6 protein yields MKLISIISCVVTVLVIGNMAQAKTDPLTGWSFYVDPNSNAKHQVRAWRETRPDDAKQLRKMAREPQGKWLGEWINHPKTEVAAWRKAAKQVNEVPVFVLYYIPQRDCGSYSSGGASSETVYRDFVDKVVSGIGNNKSVVIVEPDSLGAVSCLTKQEKKHRYALINYAVQALKTNAQTIVYIDAGNPNWVPKKTMAKRLNQAGIASADGFALNVSNFYKTKRNKNYGAQLSALVNNKHFVIDTSRNGLGPTSDYAWCNPLGRALGRVPTTNVKNQLVDALLWIKPPGESDGECNGGPAAGVWWAEYALGLAQLVL; encoded by the coding sequence ATGAAATTAATTTCAATTATCAGTTGTGTTGTGACTGTTCTGGTTATAGGTAATATGGCTCAGGCTAAAACTGATCCTTTAACCGGGTGGTCTTTTTATGTTGATCCAAACTCGAATGCCAAACATCAAGTGCGCGCGTGGCGAGAAACGCGACCGGATGATGCGAAACAATTACGGAAGATGGCGCGTGAACCGCAAGGAAAGTGGTTGGGTGAGTGGATCAATCATCCCAAGACAGAAGTCGCGGCCTGGCGTAAGGCAGCTAAACAAGTTAATGAAGTGCCAGTGTTTGTTTTATATTATATTCCACAACGAGATTGTGGCTCATATTCGTCTGGTGGAGCATCGAGTGAAACCGTTTATCGTGACTTTGTTGATAAAGTTGTGTCTGGTATTGGTAATAATAAATCTGTGGTAATAGTTGAACCGGATAGTTTAGGCGCAGTATCGTGTTTAACCAAACAGGAAAAAAAGCACCGTTATGCTTTAATCAATTATGCCGTGCAGGCTTTAAAAACCAATGCACAGACTATTGTGTATATCGATGCGGGTAATCCAAATTGGGTTCCGAAAAAAACCATGGCCAAAAGATTAAACCAAGCGGGAATTGCCTCAGCTGATGGGTTCGCTTTGAATGTATCTAATTTTTATAAAACAAAACGGAATAAAAATTATGGTGCCCAATTATCGGCGTTAGTCAACAATAAGCATTTCGTGATCGACACTAGCCGCAATGGTCTTGGTCCAACCAGTGATTATGCTTGGTGTAATCCACTCGGTCGGGCATTAGGGCGTGTACCAACCACTAATGTTAAGAATCAATTAGTTGATGCTCTTTTATGGATTAAACCACCCGGCGAATCCGACGGTGAATGTAATGGTGGCCCAGCCGCCGGTGTGTGGTGGGCGGAGTATGCGTTAGGATTAGCGCAACTGGTCTTATAA